CCAATCACCACCAATAGGGTACCAGGTCCATGTAGCCAGTAAAACGTTCATAATAGCAAAGTAAAATACATAGAATAAAATTAAAACAAATATATTATTGCAATTTATAAAGTTATTGTACCCTATAAAATAGCACAAAATACAAAAATTATCTAAAAAAAAACTTCCGTACATTAAAAACTAATCTATTTACCCTATCTACATATATAAATGATAAAAGATAATGCCATATAAATTGTGATGGACACGTTTTAAACAAAGTAAAAAAAGAGGCTTTATAAACATCTTTAAGTAAATAAAAGTTTTGCATCTTGTAAGAGAATAAAATATATCTCCGAAACCCTTTATTTAAAATTGTAAGATTATTAAAATAATCAAGAACTGAAATTGAAGAATTTATCATTTCAAAAGAGTCATTGCTAAAATTCAAATTATGAAAACAATATACAAATACTTTAGAACGAATGTACTTATATTTAAATCCACTTGTATTAAGTAATATATTTAAATACGCAGCCCAGTCATCACATCCTTTATACTTCAAAGAAGTCTCAATAAATAAATTATTTTTTGAAACATACTTTGAATCAAAAATAAGTTGACCAGGTGTATAAATAAAAGTATTCTTAAGAATCAAGCTTTTAAAGGAGAATTTAGGCTTTATAAAGTAGAATGGAATTTGCTTTGCATCATTAATGTAATTAATATAACCATTAAACAAATACACGCAATAATGATCATTCAATTGTGATTCAACAATTGAGAAATAATTCTGTAGGACATAATCATCTTGATCAATTATTGCAAAATATCTATATTTAGAAATCGATAAGCCAAGAT
Above is a window of Runella slithyformis DSM 19594 DNA encoding:
- a CDS encoding glycosyltransferase family 2 protein, yielding MLSIVITYYNGEKFIDNCIDSIINSHKCSEKKIPFEIILMIDSMDDSLFISDYLTLRYNEYINKNLFIYTNEKNLGVSKSRNLGLSISKYRYFAIIDQDDYVLQNYFSIVESQLNDHYCVYLFNGYINYINDAKQIPFYFIKPKFSFKSLILKNTFIYTPGQLIFDSKYVSKNNLFIETSLKYKGCDDWAAYLNILLNTSGFKYKYIRSKVFVYCFHNLNFSNDSFEMINSSISVLDYFNNLTILNKGFRRYILFSYKMQNFYLLKDVYKASFFTLFKTCPSQFIWHYLLSFIYVDRVNRLVFNVRKFFFR